The segment CGACTGAAGTGGTGGTCCGGGTCGATATCCCTTCCCTGAATCCCCGTCACGAAATGGACGTCCGGGTGGAGGACAACGTTCTGTTCATTTCGGGCTCCACGGGCAGGGATGAAGAGAGGGAACGGATGCAATGCCGGTTCACTCTCAATGTGTATCTGCCGGCACCGGTGGAACCCTCCGGTATGGTCACCGAGATGGATCCGGAAGCGAAACGCCTGATTGTCCGTCTGCCCAAACGAATGATCGGAAATAAATAAGGGGGTCTCGCGGGCTGCCATCTGTGTCCGCGGGACTGTTTTTTCCGGGTCCCGCCGGGAAGAAGCCAACGAGTTGTGATAAAATAAACAGGTCTTCATATATGAAAGAGGTGCTACTACATACGATGTCAGACGTAAAACGTGGGGATTTCAAACAATTGCTCAAGGAGCTGACGGAAGTGCCAGGTCCCCCGGGACATGAAGGTCCTGTCCGGAAGCTGATGGCCCGATGGACGGCCCCCGTGGCGGATGAGGTGACTTCAGATCATCTGGGAGCCTTGATCGCACGAAAAGGGGCGGACGGACCCCGGATCATGGTGGCGGGCCACCTGGATGAGATCGGTTTTATGGTGACCCGAATCACGGAGGAAGGGTTTTTGCGTTTTCAGCCTCTCGGGGGCTGGTGGAGTCAAGTGGTTTCCGCCCAACGGGTGGAAGTGATGACGGATCAGGGAAGCGTGTTGGGGGTGGTCGGTTCCAAACCGCCGCATCTCCTTCCCCCTGATCAACGGAGAAAGGCGGTTTCCCTGGAGGAGCTCTTCATCGATGTGGGTGCGTCTGACAAAGAAGAAGTCGAAGCGATGGGGATCCGCCCCGGTGATGTGGCGGTTCCCTGGTCTCCCTTTACAGTGATGGGGAATTCCAAACATTGGTTGGGCAAGGCGATGGACAACCGGATGGGATGCGCCGTCGCCGTTGAGGTGTTGAGACGGCTGAGTCAGACCGATCATCCCAACACGGTTTACGGTGTGGGCACCGTGATGGAGGAAGTGGGACGACGGGGAGCCCATACCGCCACCGCCGCCGTCCGACCGGATATCGGGATTGCGGTGGATGTGGGGATTGCCGGGGATACACCGGGGATCAACAAGGATCAGGCCCCCTGCCGGCTGGGAGACGGGCCCCAGCTGGTACTTTACGATGCGGGTCATCTTCCCCATCGCGGTCTGGTCCGGCTGGTGCAGGATGTGGCGAAGAAAGAAGGGATTCCCCTCCAGTATGAATGGATTGCCCGGGGAGCAACCGATGCCAGCCATATCCATCTGTTTGATAAAGGAGTTCCCGCCATCAGTCTGGGAGTGCCTGCCCGGTATATCCACAGCCATACTTCCATCATCCATCAGGATGACGTGGAACGCCTGATCCATCTGTTGGTGGCGGTGATTCACCGGCTGGATCGCGAGACGGTGGATCGGCTTTGTCAGGGTTTGTGAACGGATCAAAGTATATGTGACCAACAGACCAAGAAGCATTGTGAAAAAGCCGCTCATACCCATAGGGCACAAGTCTCGCCAAGGTCACTCCGTTCCCGGTCTCGCTATGCAGGGAGGGTTGGGTTTCACATGGAATGACTTTGGCTCGGAAGAACAACGGAATGGAATGTGAAACCCAATCCCGACCGTCCAAGAATGCACTAAATCACAATACTTCAAGGCTGATGACGGGATCCGGTCATCAGCCTTTTTTCTACGGAAAGAAACCGGGGATGAGAGAGGAACCGGAACCGATCAGGACGGGGCGACGGGCGGCTGCGCCTGTTCCCTGGGCATATGATCGTGCAATGTTTCGATCATGTGTTCCTGATCCTGGGGCGTGCTGTTTTTCCAGATCACTTCAAAGAGAACCCCCAATCCGGGAAGCAGTTTTTCCTCACCCTGAATCGAATCTTCCACCATCGATTTCAGCTGTTGGGGACCCATCTCCTTGATGTTGTAATAGACGGCCCCGCGAATGGGAAAGCTCACTTCGCGCTCCCTCCTTTCAGATGTAGTTTGACCCGGAAGGGACAGCTTATCCGTCGGGCCGGAACATTGTGATATAATACTCACCATGCATGGGCAATCGAAAAGGGAGGATCTCTATGAGTAAAGAGTTTGCAGTCATCGGCTTGGGCCGCTTCGGCGGAAGTGTGGCCAAAACCCTGCACGATATGGGGTATGAGGTGCTGGCCATCGATCGCGATCCGCAGCGGGTTCAGGATTTTGCCCAGATCGTCACCCATGCTGTGGAGGCGGATTCCACCGATGAAAATGCCCTCAAGGCACTGGGGATTCGGAACTTTGATGTAGTGGTTGTCTCCATCGGGGAAGATATTCAGTCCAGCATTATGACCACGCTGATTCTGCAGGAGATGGGTGTGGAAAAAGTGGTGGTCAAGGCGCGGAACGACCTTCACGGCAAGGTTTTGTACAAGATCGGAGCCTACAAGGTGATTTATCCCGAACGGGATATGGGGGTGCGGGTGGTCCATAACCTGATCTCTCCCAATATCCTGGATTATATCGAGCTGGCGGATGAATACAGTATCATTGAAGTGAGTGCGGGGGAATTCTTTGCCGGAAAAACACTGGAGGAGTTGAATATCCGCGCCAAGTTCGGTTGTAACGTGATGGCCATCAAGAGTAAAAACAAGATCAACATCGCTCCCCTGGCCGGGGACCGGATCCACCGGGGGGATGTATTGGTCGTGATCGGTCACAACAATGATTTGAAGAAACTGGAGGAACGTGCATAAACCATGGAGATCCATCAAATCACGTCCGCCCGTAACGAGAAGGTGAAACGCTGGCGGAAACTGAGTACCCGAAAGGGACGGGAGGAATTCGGCAGCATCCTGATCGAAGGGGAGAAACTGCTGAAGGAAGCCGCCCGTGCCGGATGGCAGGTGCGTTCAGTGATTGTGTCCGATGAGGGGATCCGGGGATTGGAGGACCTTTCCTATCTGGATGGAGTTTCGGTTTATGCCTTGTATCCATCCACCTTTGCTCAATTGGTGGATACCCAGACCCCCCAGGGGATCGCCGCCGAGGTGGTGGTCCCGGAAAACAAGGAAGGCTATCGGATCCGTGGCGAAGAGCCGGTTTTGTTACTGGATGCCATCCAGGACCCGGGCAATCTGGGGACGATCCTGCGGACGGCTGAAGCGGCGGGGGTTGGGGATGTCTGGTTGGGAGCGGGGACGGTGGATCCCTTCAACCCCAAGGTGGTCCGTTCCGCGATGGGATCTCTGTTTCGCACCCGCATCCGCCGTGTGGATCTGAGAGAGGCGATTCCGGAATTGAAAAAGCAGGGTTATTGGGTGGTGGGGACGAGTCCCCGGGCGGAGAGGGCCCATTTTGATTGTCATTATCCGAAACAGACGGCGATTTTGCTTGGAAATGAAGGCAAGGGCATTTCTGCCGAGATCGATTCCCTGGTGGATGACCGGGTGAAAATTCCGATGCCCGGACAAGTGGAATCCCTCAATGTGTCAGTGACGGCAGGGATTCTTCTCTTTGAACTCCTCCGCCAACAGTGGACGGAAATTTGACGATTTACAATTCGACTTTACTCAGAGACATGTTTTTCTGTGCGGCATTGCATCGCGTCAAGTTTTTGGCTATACTGGAGAACAAAATCGATTGCCATCATCGGCTGTGACGGAGAAGAGTACCGATGTACGACCTGACCAGGGAGGGGATGTCGTGACTGGAAGCACCCCCCGGGATCCGGCATCGGGAAGTTCGCTCCTGAGCCGTCCCCCGAACCTCCTTCAGGGGCAGTAAGGGGTACCGGATCAAACCGTTATCTTTGTTCGAGTGGAGCAGTGTCCGCAGTCTGGCGGGGACTGCTCAACCAAGGGTGGTACCACGAATCTCTCGTCCCTCGGACGCGGGATTTTTTTATTTCATGGGAATCGGGAGGGAATCCATGTGCGTGAACAGCTGGAATCCATGAAAAAGGATGCGGAGGCGGCGATCCGATCCGCGTCGGACCTGGATGCTTTGAAGGAGATTCGCGTGAAGTACCTGGGGAAGAAGGGGGAGATCACCTCCGTCCTTCGGGGAATGAAAGATCTCCCGCCTGCCGAGCGGCCGGTGATCGGCGGCTTGGCCAACGAGATTCGCGCTTCGTTGGAAGAGTGGATCGGGGACAAGGAGCAGGAGCTGGATCAGGAGAGGTTGAAACACCGGCTGGCATCGGAGACGATCGACGTGACCCTGCCGGGAAAACCGAAGCCCTTGGGGGGGCTGCATCCGCTGAACGCGGTGATTGAGCGCATCGAAGATATCTTTATCGGAATGGGCTTTGAAGTGGCGGAGGGTCCGGAAGTGGAGACAGATTATTATAATTTTGAGGCCCTCAACCTTCCCAAAGACCATCCGGCCAGGGATATGCAGGATTCCTTTTACATCACACCGGAGATCCTGCTGCGGACCCAGACCTCCCCGGTTCAGGTACGCTCCATGGAAGCCAGGGAGGGAAGGGTTCCGGTCAAGATCATCTGTCCCGGAAAAGTATACCGACGGGATGATGATGATGCCACCCACTCCCATCAGTTCACCCAGGTGGAAGGGCTGGTGGTGGACCGTGGTATCGCCATGAGTGAGCTCCATGGCACTTTGCTCTCCTTTGCTGAGCAGATGTTTGGAAGGAAATTGGAAAGCCGTCTGCGCCCCAGCTATTTTCCCTTTACCGAACCCAGTGTCGAAATGGACATTTCCTGTGTGCAATGCGGCGGAAAAGGATGCCGGATGTGCAAACAGACCGGATGGATCGAAATCCTGGGTGCGGGGATGGTTCATCCACGGGTGTTGGAGCGTGGGGGATACGATTCGGAGCGATATACCGGATTTGCCTTCGGGATGGGGCCGGAGCGGATCGCCCTCCTGAAATACGGAATCGATGATATTCGCCACTTTTACACCAATGATCTTCGGTTCCTGCGCCAATTTCAAAGTGTATAACAGGAAAGGAGAGGACAGCCGATGCGCGTTTCCTATCAGTGGTTGAATGAATATGTGAATCTGGAGGGTGTCTCTCCGGAGGAGTTGGCGGAACAGTTAACCCGTGGCGGGATTGAAGTGGATCTGGTGGAACTTCGCGATCGCGGGGTGAATAAGGTGGTGGTCGGCCACGTGAAAAGCGTCGAACCCCACCCTGATGCGGACCGGTTGCGTGTTTGTACTGTCGATGCCGGACAGGGGGAGCTTCTGAACATCGTTTGCGGTGCTCCCAACGTGGCTGCGGGGCAAAAGGTGCCCGTCGCCCTGCCCGGAGCCAGACTGCCCGGTGGAATCAAGATCAAAAGATCCAAGCTGCGGGGGGTCCCTTCGGAAGGAATGATTTGTTCCGCCCAGGAGTTGGGTCTGCCGGAAAAACTTCTGCCCAAGGAGCAGCAGGATGGAATTTTGGTTCTCTCCCAAGGGACAGAGGTTGGGGAAGATGCGAAAAAACTCCTCGGTTTGGATGATGTGGTGCTGGAGCTGGATCTGACACCCAATCGCTCGGATTGCCTCAGCATGTGGGGAATCGCTTATGAAGTGGGGGCGTTGTTGGACCGGGAAGTGCGTCTTCCCCAACCGGCTGAACGCCGATTGGAAGGGAAAGGGAAATCCGTTGCCATCGTACTGGATGCTGAGGAAGACTGTCCTTTATACGCCGCCCAAGTGGTGGATGGAATCCGGCTGGGTCCCTCTCCCCAATGGATGCAGAACCGGCTGCTGGCGGCGGGAGTGCGTCCCATCAACAACGTGGTG is part of the Kroppenstedtia eburnea genome and harbors:
- a CDS encoding Hsp20/alpha crystallin family protein, with the protein product MGWLRPWFESMLYEEMGEMWLEMERLTHDLDQNRTSVRCEQTPTEVVVRVDIPSLNPRHEMDVRVEDNVLFISGSTGRDEERERMQCRFTLNVYLPAPVEPSGMVTEMDPEAKRLIVRLPKRMIGNK
- a CDS encoding M42 family metallopeptidase, giving the protein MSDVKRGDFKQLLKELTEVPGPPGHEGPVRKLMARWTAPVADEVTSDHLGALIARKGADGPRIMVAGHLDEIGFMVTRITEEGFLRFQPLGGWWSQVVSAQRVEVMTDQGSVLGVVGSKPPHLLPPDQRRKAVSLEELFIDVGASDKEEVEAMGIRPGDVAVPWSPFTVMGNSKHWLGKAMDNRMGCAVAVEVLRRLSQTDHPNTVYGVGTVMEEVGRRGAHTATAAVRPDIGIAVDVGIAGDTPGINKDQAPCRLGDGPQLVLYDAGHLPHRGLVRLVQDVAKKEGIPLQYEWIARGATDASHIHLFDKGVPAISLGVPARYIHSHTSIIHQDDVERLIHLLVAVIHRLDRETVDRLCQGL
- the sspI gene encoding small acid-soluble spore protein SspI → MSFPIRGAVYYNIKEMGPQQLKSMVEDSIQGEEKLLPGLGVLFEVIWKNSTPQDQEHMIETLHDHMPREQAQPPVAPS
- a CDS encoding potassium channel family protein codes for the protein MSKEFAVIGLGRFGGSVAKTLHDMGYEVLAIDRDPQRVQDFAQIVTHAVEADSTDENALKALGIRNFDVVVVSIGEDIQSSIMTTLILQEMGVEKVVVKARNDLHGKVLYKIGAYKVIYPERDMGVRVVHNLISPNILDYIELADEYSIIEVSAGEFFAGKTLEELNIRAKFGCNVMAIKSKNKINIAPLAGDRIHRGDVLVVIGHNNDLKKLEERA
- a CDS encoding TrmH family RNA methyltransferase; protein product: MEIHQITSARNEKVKRWRKLSTRKGREEFGSILIEGEKLLKEAARAGWQVRSVIVSDEGIRGLEDLSYLDGVSVYALYPSTFAQLVDTQTPQGIAAEVVVPENKEGYRIRGEEPVLLLDAIQDPGNLGTILRTAEAAGVGDVWLGAGTVDPFNPKVVRSAMGSLFRTRIRRVDLREAIPELKKQGYWVVGTSPRAERAHFDCHYPKQTAILLGNEGKGISAEIDSLVDDRVKIPMPGQVESLNVSVTAGILLFELLRQQWTEI
- a CDS encoding phenylalanine--tRNA ligase subunit alpha, with protein sequence MKKDAEAAIRSASDLDALKEIRVKYLGKKGEITSVLRGMKDLPPAERPVIGGLANEIRASLEEWIGDKEQELDQERLKHRLASETIDVTLPGKPKPLGGLHPLNAVIERIEDIFIGMGFEVAEGPEVETDYYNFEALNLPKDHPARDMQDSFYITPEILLRTQTSPVQVRSMEAREGRVPVKIICPGKVYRRDDDDATHSHQFTQVEGLVVDRGIAMSELHGTLLSFAEQMFGRKLESRLRPSYFPFTEPSVEMDISCVQCGGKGCRMCKQTGWIEILGAGMVHPRVLERGGYDSERYTGFAFGMGPERIALLKYGIDDIRHFYTNDLRFLRQFQSV